A single window of Aspergillus flavus chromosome 4, complete sequence DNA harbors:
- a CDS encoding terpenoid cyclases/protein prenyltransferase alpha-alpha toroid, with amino-acid sequence MADPIAPWRTAAQGHLTADVNGDPKTDYSRWRLLDDDGRQTWHYLESDEENAKWPQTVADKYFLGLPTGLPKLPPAKTPLQCAENGLEFFSKLQLPPGNWACEYGGPMFLLPGLLITYYVTNTPIPPEYATEIKRYLFARQHPEDGGWGLHIEAHSSVFGTCMNYVALRLIGVSEDDHRMIKARGLLHRFGGAIYGPHWAKFWLSILGVMDWDCVNPVPPEIWILPDWVPFAPWRWWIHIRQVFLPMSYLWSKKFTHPLDPLTKQLRSELYTEPYDSIDFAKHRNSIHKADNYYPKTWLLNTINSVLVNVWNPYLRLPALVRRAEEWTWELIRMEDENTDYAGLGPVSNPMNMVACYLHDGPDSYSVRRHRERLNDYMWVKNEGMLMNGTNGVQVWDTSFITQAIVVAGFADDPKWRPMLTKALEFLDNHQLRENVPDQEKCYRQHRKGAWPFSNKTQGYTVSDCTAEGLRSSIQLQEMHNYPKLISTQRLKDSVDCLLLMQNPSGGFTEYETTRASPKVEWLNAAEVFGGIMIGYDYPECTTASVTALSLFSKFYPDYRSDEIRAAKEKAVKYIKRVQRSDGSWYGSWGICFTYAAMFALESLASIGETYENSDYSRRGCEFLISKQKEDGGWGESYLSSERHVYTQHEQSQVCQTAWACLALMEAGYPDKEPLRKAMKLMMSRQQPNGEWLQEAIEGVFNQSCMISYPNYKFYWPIRALGLYSRKFGNEELL; translated from the exons ATGGCCGATCCTATCGCTCCGTGGAGAACCGCGGCACAGGGTCATTTGACCGCCGATGTTAATGGAGATCCCAAAACAGACTACTCAAGGTGGAGACTGCTAGACGATGATGGTCGTCAGACGTGGCATTACCTCGAATCCGATGAAGAGAATGCAAAATGGCCTCAAACGGTGGCTGACAAATACTTTTTGGGGCTCCCTACG GGCCTTCCTAAACTGCCACCTGCGAAGACACCACTACAGTGTGCAGAGAATGGCCTGGAATTCTTCTCTAAATTGCAACTCCCCCCAGGCAATTGGGCCTGTGAGTATGGTGGGCCGATGTTTTTACTGCCAGGACTCCTTATCACCTACTATGTAACCAACACTCCAATTCCTCCGGAGTACGCTACTGAGATCAAGAGGTATCTTTTCGCTCGTCAGCACCCCGAGGATGGGGGCTGGGGTCTCCACATCGAGGCCCATAGCTCCGTGTTTGGTACCTGTATGAATTATGTTGCGCTGCGCTTAATAGGTGTCAGCGAAGACGACCATCGAATGATCAAGGCCCGTGGGCTCCTACATAGATTTGGTGGTGCCATTTATGGACCCCATTGGGCAAAATTTTGGCTTAGTATTCTTGGAGTCATGGATTGGGATTGCGTCAACCCCGTTCCTCCCGAAATCTG GATTCTCCCCGACTGGGTCCCATTTGCCccatggcggtggtggattCATATTCGTCAGGTCTTTTTGCCCATGTCTTACTTGTGGTCTAAGAAATTCACTCATCCACTGGATCCGCTAACCAAGCAGCTTCGGAGCGAGCTGTATACCGAGCCGTATGACTCTATCGACTTCGCAAAGCACCGTAATTCTATTCACAAGGCTGACAATTACTATCCGAAGACGTGGCTATTGAATACGATCAACTCAGTTTTAGTCAATGTCTGGAATCCCTACCTGCGGCTCCCCGCACTCGTGCGCCGTGCTGAAGAATGGACCTGGGAGTTGATCCGCATGGAAGACGAAAATACTGACTACGCAGGCCTTGGTCCTGTGAGCAACCCAATGAACATGGTTGCTTGTTACCTCCACGACGGACCTGATAGTTACTCGGTCCGTCGACATCGAGAGCGTCTGAATGATTATATGTGGGTAAAGAATGaggggatgttgatgaaCGGCACCAATGGTGTTCAGGTGTGGGATACATCCTTCATCACGCAGGCCATTGTCGTTGCAGGCTTTGCGGATGATCCTAAATGGCGACCTATGCTCACAAAAGCCCTGGAATTCCTTGATAATCACCAACTGCGGGAGAATGTACCAGATCAGGAGAAGTGCTACCGTCAGCACCGAAAGGGCGCATGGCCCTTCAGCAACAAAACTCAGGGCTATACAGTTAGCGACTGCACAGCCGAGGGCTTACGTTCAAgcattcagcttcaagagATGCACAACTATCCTAAACTGATATCCACACAGCGCTTAAAAGATAGTGTTGACTGCTTGCTGCTCATGCAAAATCCTTCTGGCGGTTTTACAGAGTATGAGACCACCCGTGCGTCGCCCAAGGTGGAGTGGTTGAATGCCGCCGAGGTTTTCGGCGGGATTATGATTGGTTACGACTATCCTGAATGCACCACTGCCTCCGTCACTGCGCTGTCTTTGTTCAGCAAGTTCTATCCCGATTACCGATCCGACGAGATCAGGGcggcgaaagaaaaagctgTCAAATACATCAAACGTGTGCAGAGGTCAGATGGAAGCTGGTATGGATCTTGGGGCATCTGCTTCACCTACGCTGCTATGTTTGCCTTGGAAAGTCTCGCGAGCATCGGAGAGACCTATGAAAACAGCGACTATTCCCGTCGGGGTTGCGAGTTTCTCATTTCTAAGCAGAAGGAAGATGGAGGTTGGGGTGAATCCTACCTCAGCAGCGAGCGACACGTTTACACCCAACATGAGCAATCCCAAGTGTGTCAGACTGCTTGGGCATGCCTTGCCCTGATGGAGGCAGGCTACCCGGACAAGGAGCCTCTTCGCAAGGCCATGAAACTCATGATGTCTCGTCAGCAACCCAATGGGGAGTGGCTGCAGGAAGCAATCGAAGGTGTTTTCAACCAATCATG TATGATTTCATACCCTAACTATAAGTTCTATTGGCCGATTCGCGCTTTGGGACTCTACAGCAGGAAGTTTGGCAATGAGGAGCTCCTGTAA
- a CDS encoding meiotic recombination protein spo11, producing the protein MEDHLEYMGLVFYHPTTQDSYMSTPLRQVKRYINETLSSAFDELSKPDGRPAITLKRSSRNASLFINPTSRALESSGTDTYITYSWPGANTFEAWKFTVVFRVLAVVADAIGTGVVVSKSRDIYYSDPACFGTQRIVDTIVDDLAYTIGVDRSALNVEAAAKGLVAGYCSLLTKSGETMDVQLPAKDCLVPSSQDDRELNISDASWVLIIEKEAIYRRLTRSNYHTRAAAGKGILITGKGYPDLSTRAFIRKLYENSRRSDKALRFYGLVDNDPDGMAIMSIYKYGSMAHTNQNGRLNIPCLWWLGLRTSDVVSGAPSNDDRALNRLTVRDRTKIVTMLSNNPVWAAEGPELEWRAELQQMLMLNLKAEIEILYDWDGGLEGWIDQKMAGFSLPED; encoded by the exons ATGGAGGACCATTTAGAGTATATGGGATTGGTCTTCTATCATCCTACTACTCAGGACAGCTATATGTCGACTCCCCTACGCCAAGTCAAGCGATACATCAACGAGACTCTGTCATCTGCCTTTGACGAACTATCCAAACCAGATGGCCGACCAGCCATAACACTCAAACGAAGTTCTAGGAACGCGTCACTGTTCATCAATCCCACAAGTAGAGCCCTTGAAAGCAGCGGAACAGACACATATATCACCTATTCCTGGCCCGGCGCAAACACCTTCGAGGCATGGAAATTTA CCGTTGTCTTTCGAGTTCTTGCCGTCGTTGCAGATGCTATTGGCACAGGTGTAGTAGTTTCCAAAAG CAGAGACATATATTACAGCGATCCGGCCTGCTTTGGGACACAGAGAATTGTTGACACAATCGTTGATGACCTGGCCTACACCATTGGAGTCGACAGATCCGCACTGAATGTT GAAGCGGCTGCGAAAGGACTTGTGGCAGGCTATTGTAGCCTTCTGACCAAATCTGGGGAGACAATGGATGTTCAATTGCCTGCCAAG GACTGTCTGGTGCCAAGTTCACAAGATGACAGGGAACTAAACATCTCAGATGCTAGCTGGGTCTTAATCATCGAGAAAGAG GCCATCTACCGCCGACTCACAAGAAGTAATTATCATACTAGAGCGGCCGCAGGAAAAGGGATTCTCATCACT GGGAAAGGCTACCCAGACCTCTCAACTAGAGCCTTCATACGAAAATTATATGAGAACAGCCGTAGATCAGACAAAGCCCTACGCTTCTATGGTTTAGTTGACAACGATCCCGACGGCATGGCTATCATGTCAATATACAAGTACGGCTCAATGGCACATACGAACCAGAATGGAAGGTTGAATATTCCTTGCCTCTGGTGGTTAGGCCTCCGAACGTCAGATGTCGTATCTGGAGCACCGAGCAACGACGACAGGGCTTTGAATAGATTGACAGTAAGGGACAGAACGAAGATCGTGACCATGTTGTCGAACAACCCTGTCTGGGCAGCCGAAGGACCTGAGCTGGAATGGCGTGCAGAGCTGCAGCAAATGCTCATGCTGAACCTGAAAGCTGAAATCGAGATACTTTATGATTGGGACGGAGGACTAGAAGGATGGATTGATCAGAAGATGGCAGGTTTCTCTCTACCGGAAGACTAG
- a CDS encoding putative ubiquitin conjugating enzyme (ubiquitin-protein ligase) has product MSTVAQKRLFHEYKNLSTNPPDGITAGPVTEDDMFHWEALIEGPQGTPFEGGVFAAELKFPKDYPLSPPTMKFVGGGVWHPNVYPNGTVCISILHPPGDDPNHYEHASERWSPIQSVEKILISVMSMLAEPNDESPANVEAAKMWRERRSDYERKVRDEVRKGLGL; this is encoded by the exons ATGTCTACTGTCGCGCAAAAACGTCTTTTCCACGAGTACAAGAACCTATCCACCAATCCGCCAGATGGCATCACCGCCGGCCCCGTCACTGAAGATGACATGTTCCATTGGGAAGCCCTGATCGAGGGTCCACAAGGCACACCCTTTGAAGGCGGTGTTTTTGCTGCCGAGTTGAAGTTTCCGAAAGATTATCCGTTGAGTCCGCCGACGATGAAGTTTGTGGGTGGAGGGGTTTGGCATCCTAACG TATATCCCAATGGAACCGTGTGTATCTCcattcttcatcctcccgGTGATGATCCGAACCACTATGAGCATGCGTCGGAGCGGTGGTCACCGATTCAGAGCGTTGAGAAGATTCTTATCTCGGTCATGAGTATGCTTGCGGAACCAAATGACGAGAGTCCTGCCAATGTTGAGGCGGCAAAGATGTGGAGAGAACGGAGGAGCGACTATGAGCGCAAGGTTCGCGATGAGGTACGGAAGGGTTTGGGGCTGTAG
- a CDS encoding phospholipid scramblase (scramblase family protein) has protein sequence MWSARLQLQPVRGLKAPGRALSSSFTRGRISSRGPRNSIRRPEPIRRANIPSQQPDQPSSAANDASSPNPNYDPAHNTLLSPVHIPEDPRGVLKENHPAMGILANSGLVVQRQLELMNVMIGFEQANKYVIMDANGHHIGYMAEQERGMTNMMARQWFRTHRSFVTHVFDRHENEVLRFHRPFSWINSCIRVYDPLDVARNASSSSTSLQNVQPGSLIQATGDSNARVSSLELDDMRVIGEAQQQWAPLRRKYNLFTYHHSPSRATDMGTVSRPLLQSGLSDAQQMQLTQTKNGGQAMGEFNQFAYVDEPFLSWDFSLRSANDQLIGSVNRNFAGFARELFTDTGVYALRMDSAAFSPEQVPAQNNAVTGMTLDQRAVMLATAVSIDFDYFSRHSGTGGFGFMPIWIPGVGGEAAAGGAAAGEAGAVGEAAAGTLGRAGAAGGIAEGAAAGAAGAGAIAGYDAMSRGMTGEHQSQSAPLDQQALPRDQQSPTSSQTGPYGDVWADEPQDPWAQSQEDPWAADDTDAGDGDDYDWF, from the exons ATGTGGAGTGCTAGACTCCAACTACAACCGGTGCGTGGGCTTAAAGCCCCCGGCCGAGCGCTGTCGAGTTCATTCACGAGGGGACGAATTAGCTCTCGTGGCCCCCGGAATTCGATACGAAGACCAGAGCCCATCAGAAGGGCCAATATACCCTCACAGCAACCGGACCAGCCGAGTTCAGCGGCAAATGATGCCAGTTCCCCAAACCCGAACTATGACCCCGCTCACAACACTCTGCTCTCCCCTGTCCATATACCAGAAGATCCCCGTGGAGTGTTAAAGGAAAACCACCCTGCAATGGGTATATTGGCAAATTCTGGCCTAGTTGTGCAGCGGCAACTGGAGCTCATGAATGTCATGAT TGGGTTTGAGCAAGCCAACAAGTATGTAATTATGGATGCGAATGGGCATCATATCGGGTATATGGCGGAGCAGGAGCGAGGAATGACCAACATGATGGCTCGACAATGGTTCCGAACCCATAGGAGTTTTGTGACGCATGTCTTTGACAGGCATGAGAATGAAGTGTTGCGC TTTCATCGACCATTCTCGTGGATTAATTCCTGTATCCGGGTGTACGACCCTCTTGATGTTGCTAGAAAtgcctcctcctcttcaacctCTCTTCAAAATGTTCAGCCGGGCTCGCTTATCCAGGCTACAGGAGATTCTAATGCCCGTGTGTCCTCATTAGAGCTGGATGACATGCGCGTGATCGGAGAGGCCCAACAGCAGTGGGCACCATTACGGCGGAAATATAACCTATTCACCTACCATCACTCCCCGAGCCGCGCGACGGATATGGGCACCGTATCCCGACCGCTTTTGCAGTCCGGTCTTTCCGACGCCCAGCAGATGCAATTAACTCAAACGAAAAATGGCGGTCAAGCTATGGGCGAATTTAATCAATTCGCCTACGTTGATGAGCCTTTCTTGTCGTGGGACTTTTCCCTTCGCTCGGCCAATGATCAACTTATCGGATCCGTCAACCGTAACTTTGCGGGGTTTGCTCGCGAACTCTTTACAGACACTGGTGTCTATGCTCTACGAATGGACTCGGCTGCCTTTAGCCCTGAACAAGTACCTGCGCAAAACAATGCTGTTACCGGCATGACGCTCGACCAGCGTGCAGTCATGTTGGCTACTGCAGTTAGCATCGACTTCGACTATTTCAGTCGTCATAGTGGTACTGGTGGATTTGGTTTCATGCCTATCTGGATCCCCGGCGTTGGCGGAGAGGCTGCGGCTGGTGGAGCTGCAGCCGGCGAAGCTGGGGCTGTGGGTGAAGCGGCTGCAGGCACTCTCGGTCGGGCCGGTGCAGCTGGAGGAATAGCCGAAGGTGCAGCTGCAGGTGCTGCCGGGGCTGGAGCGATAGCCGGATATGATGCGATGTCTCGAGGCATGACGGGAGAGCATCAGTCGCAATCGGCTCCACTAGATCAACAAGCGCTCCCAAGAGACCAGCAGTCACCTACCTCCAGTCAAACAGGCCCTTATGGAGATGTTTGGGCCGATGAACCTCAAGATCCTTGGGCCCAGAGTCAAGAGGATCCATGGGCGGCAGACGATACCGACGCAGGAGACGgtgatgattatgattgGTTTTAA
- a CDS encoding uncharacterized protein (hypothetical protein NFIA_038070), translated as MLHTWIRTLGALLLLASVAHAQFQFFEHMFGGGRQEHQQQAAQNEPSDSSRYQNMWESAQCDKYLCPGTLACVHFPHHCPCAHPDNEDKIELSEGSAVCISKGGFQPGEAARKIELARKGVL; from the exons ATGCTGCATACCTGGATCCGGACCCTTGGAGCTTTGCTCCTCCTGGCCTCCGTGGCCCACGCTCAGTTCCAGTTCTTTGAGCATATGTTTGGCGGCGGACgtcaagaacatcaacagCAAGCGGCTCAAAATGAGCCCAGCGATAGTTCACGATATCAGAACATGTGGGAGTCAG CTCAGTGTGACAAGTATTTATGTCCCGGTACTCTTGCTTGCGTTCATTTCCCTCATCATTGTCCATGCGCGCACCCCGACAACGAAGATAAGATCGAACTTAGTGAAGGAAGTGCTGTCTGCATCTCGAAGGGGGGATTCCAACCCGGCGAAGCGGCGCGCAAGATTGAGTTGGCTCGGAAGGGTGTCTTGTGA
- a CDS encoding mitochondrial 54S ribosomal protein bL27m (unnamed protein product), which translates to MLQQRLLAPLRVLERAIVPSLRSSQPISRPPPPSILSRTNTSAPTPFLNRLLPFSQVRHASHATQGTANRHSRDPAGKRLGAKRTTGEYVVPGCIIFRQRGTKWFPGENCALGRDHTIYATEAGYVRYYLDPERHPDRKYIGVCFEKDGKLPTPRNAPTKRKLNRVAVPRIDDAPTPIAGQSDLVATIDNGTMVSSVEAVNAESGSQLRPGYMYREANWQIGRAAEKAGITAKAYNPKNRWLAWRKRQARAERAAQMKSLKNKKKASKKGKGGR; encoded by the coding sequence ATGTTACAACAAAGACTACTGGCGCCCCTCCGGGTGCTGGAGAGAGCAATTGTGCCATCGCTCCGCTCATCACAGCCAATCTcccgaccaccaccaccatcaatACTCTCACGAACCAACACCTCCGCACCGACACCATTCTTGAACCgcctcctccccttctctcaAGTCCGTCATGCCTCCCACGCCACCCAGGGTACGGCGAATCGACATTCCCGTGACCCCGCGGGAAAGCGTCTCGGTGCGAAACGTACCACCGGTGAATACGTCGTTCCAGGCTGTATCATTTTCCGTCAGCGTGGAACGAAATGGTTTCCAGGCGAGAATTGCGCGCTAGGCAGGGATCATACCATCTATGCCACTGAGGCAGGATATGTGAGATACTATTTGGATCCCGAACGGCACCCTGACCGGAAGTATATCGGCGTCTGCTTTGAGAAGGACGGCAAGTTGCCTACGCCCCGGAATGCCCCGACCAAACGGAAACTGAACAGGGTCGCCGTCCCTCGCATCGATGACGCCCCTACGCCGATTGCTGGACAGTCGGATCTTGTTGCTACTATTGACAATGGCACTATGGTGTCTAGCGTGGAGGCTGTGAACGCCGAGTCAGGCTCTCAGCTGCGTCCGGGTTATATGTACCGTGAGGCGAACTGGCAGATCGGTCGAGCAGCTGAGAAGGCCGGGATTACAGCGAAGGCTTACAACCCCAAGAACCGTTGGTTGGcatggagaaagagacagGCTAGGGCCGAACGGGCCGCCCAAATGAAGAGtctcaagaacaagaagaaggcttcaaagaagggcaagggtgGCCGCTAA
- a CDS encoding BRCT domain protein yields the protein METQDDSIDIPLLQRVALGREPAQSQSLIPGSELLKIIPHHNVVEEHYSQISNGCQLSTGQEVSQKSLSNHPESPIQEQNARSLTNAARLPFKQRRQDPAAGLHPSKKMSSADTVPSDTQVISQSVYDDLIRQNQEAADNGSDNNLADNATLRTLHEGDIGHVDLLAGFDGSNTDATNGEDNEDQSSFKLGESSPMHYQPNLFPESQRFVSKTPATTVKTGRVDGFATVTPTASRNPLATELESSGGIMALSQVFKATQAPSSPIVRGQQSDPMSDRPSPNLPIQNRSLATTLSSPLNNIAATFPRDSSEPHLNYITMQESQAQRDIILRERMTRSADYIYSGDQSDGEFDKEPSFVERIRRQRNIDEETREQLAGLSAPPRAAGHKNSDETSKSPSRIEHQGNAAAGATSEEETEQEDELCQRMCRSPDPNPSNEEDKENHNDPSTTPLAAATSAHDRLSQALALDGAPSPSCRSSLQGAAEFHLPHGAADEQPDGASSSSQVYIVKDSQRSPGPQDEVNQGRNTAEIWNVNQTQPSGSHICTKHSPEKLVSPAKQLQLGDKAPTSDIKEKSSSMPSRVAETPVQRPKTFADVVPTTAIPETSPNRFFTQSWANDVNNESMDQEDDDLPPLYSSTHERGYHSQPVNSNSSSPVKSIYNSKILSSPSGRQRRALTEIAADASPQIGTGNFDVDINILSADDREFRSAVALSPVPPRKRRRGNDGQNVFASDPVLPITPRAATYFAPLKENETMPARDPKPEQSVTKPKEAFEKRSRASRRAETVWDVDDSPHYHFSRKERARLFGLPRILEQKAKEAHHSEESTDAQLVADQNCSEATSLPTEQHVEASRDEPSEDLIENSTARGDSVPDGDVAIALNQVLAAWSGTKRAFYPATCFGRPLGTSQSRYLVKFEDSAPVEVPIGAVKRLELRVGDAVKVDMPNVPKVTHIIRGFEDKLSMEDLENEASNGIIRMTDVYGHSTVVLGQKQRKSLTREGLAVPENSVKVPISRIYLDTILWNQLKDRTYSYSSVHAQSENRLQTPSDRHTTPASPSTRLSRSIRYSNGIFAGMVFAVSYGENDEAKTRITRMILDNDGRILHDGFNELFDLPSSRPVVTPSKSPTPAANNNNQFRLTGGAEDVGFACLIADKHSRRPKYMQALALNLPCLSDRWIEDCVAQRQVIDWEMYLLPAGESSYLHGATKSRLLHPYPATQARLPETIAARPNLLHGQSVLVVMGRGKADEERRKAYLFLTYALGASKVERVPDVKSARGVLDQGATGTGCEWDWIYVDNDEKASAIATILGASVPGSQKAYPAQRSRKRKRNGLTESISGSDLGLSTNVRIVGNEFVCQSLILGRLID from the exons ATGGAGACCCAGGATGACAGTATCGATATCCCACTGTTGCAACGCGTCGCGTTGGGACGA GAACCTGCACAATCCCAGTCGTTAATACCTGGTTCCGAACTTCTCAAGATTATCCCCCATCACAACGTCGTCGAAGAGCACTACTCTCAGATCTCTAATGGTTGTCAGTTGTCTACTGGCCAGGAGGTCTCCCAGAAATCCCTGTCTAATCATCCCGAGTCACCCATTCAGGAACAAAATGCTAGAAGCTTGACAAACGCTGCTCGATTGCCCTTtaaacaaagaagacaagaccCTGCAGCTGGATTGCACCCCTCTAAGAAGATGAGCTCTGCAGACACGGTGCCTTCAGACACCCAAGTCATCTCGCAATCGGTTTATGACGACCTTATAAGACAGAACCAAGAAGCTGCTGATAATGGCTCGGACAATAATCTTGCCGATAATGCAACTTTGAGGACACTGCACGAAGGTGATATTGGCCATGTGGATCTGCTGGCTGGGTTTGACGGGTCAAACACCGATGCAACCAATGGCGAAGATAACGAGGATCAGAGCAGTTTCAAACTCGGGGAGTCATCCCCCATGCACTATCAGCCGAATCTCTTTCCCGAGTCCCAGCGTTTTGTGTCGAAGACCCCGGCGACAACAGTGAAAACAGGGCGTGTCGATGGCTTTGCTACAGTGACCCCCACAGCATCGAGGAATCCTCTTGCGACGGAGCTAGAATCAAGCGGCGGTATCATGGCACTAAGCCAGGTATTCAAAGCAACCCAGGccccttcctctcccattGTCCGTGGCCAACAATCCGATCCGATGTCTGACCGGCCTTCACCTAACCTTCCTATTCAAAATCGTTCGCTTGCTACAACTCTGTCCTCGCCGTTAAATAATATTGCGGCAACCTTTCCCCGGGATTCTTCAGAGCCACATCTCAATTATATCACCATGCAAGAGTCGCAGGCGCAACGGGATATAATCCTACGAGAGAGGATGACGCGCTCTGCAGATTATATATACTCGGGAGATCAGAGTGACGGCGAGTTTGACAAAGAACCCAGCTTCGTGGAGCGCATAAGGCGACAGAGAAATATCGATGAGGAAACTAGGGAACAATTGGCCGGTCTTTCAGCTCccccaagagcagcaggtCACAAGAACTCAGATGAAACGAGCAAGTCACCTAGCAGAATCGAGCACCAAGGAAACGCTGCTGCAGGTGCAACCAGTGAAGAGGAGACGGAACAGGAGGATGAGCTTTGTCAACGGATGTGTCGGTCTCCAGACCCAAATCCTTCAAatgaggaggataaggaAAACCATAATGATCCCTCTACAACCCCGCTGGCTGCCGCGACCAGTGCACATGATCGCCTCTCTCAGGCACTTGCTCTTGATGGTGCCCCATCTCCTAGCTGCAGAAGTTCACTACAAGGTGCTGCAGAGTTCCATTTACCTCACGGTGCTGCTGACGAACAACCAGATGGTGCTAGCAGCTCATCCCAAGTATATATTGTGAAGGACTCTCAACGGTCCCCAGGTCCACAGGACGAGGTAAATCAAGGAAGGAATACTGCAGAAATATGGAACGTGAACCAGACCCAGCCTTCGGGCTCACACATTTGCACAAAGCATTCTCCTGAGAAGCTTGTGTCTCCTGCGAAACAACTCC aattaggCGACAAAGCGCCGACATCCGATATCAAGGAGAAGTCATCTTCGATGCCGTCTCGCGTGGCTGAAACACCTGTTCAGCGTCCGAAGACCTTTGCAGATGTGGTGCCAACGACAGCTATCCCAGAAACGAGCCCGAATCGATTCTTTACTCAAAGCTGGGCAAATGACGTGAATAATGAATCGATGGatcaagaagacgatgaccTCCCTCCTCTTTACTCATCCACACACGAACGAGGATATCATTCCCAGCCAGTCAATTCGAATAGCTCGTCGCCAGTAAAGAGCATCTATAACTCCAAAATTCTATCCAGTCCAAGTGGAAGACAGCGTAGAGCACTGACAGAAATTGCAGCTGATGCTTCGCCTCAAATCGGGACGGGAAACTTCGACGTTGATATTAACATATTATCCGCCGACGATCGAGAGTTCAGATCCGCTGTCGCACTGTCTCCAGTTCCACCAAGAAAGAGACGGCGTGGAAATGATGGGCAAAATGTCTTCGCCTCTGACCCAGTGCTTCCTATTACACCCCGTGCCGCCACTTACTTTGCTCCCCtaaaggaaaatgaaacaaTGCCGGCCCGGGACCCCAAGCCCGAACAATCAGTGACGAAGCCTAAGGAAGCCTTTGAGAAACGATCACGAGCTTCCAGGCGAGCGGAGACAGTATGGGATGTTGATGATTCTCCCCACTATCATTTTTCACGGAAGGAGCGCGCGCGGCTGTTCGGTCTTCCTCGTATTCTCGagcagaaggccaaggaagccCATCATTCCGAGGAGAGTACTGATGCGCAGCTTGTCGCTGATCAAAACTGTTCAGAAGCCACATCACTTCCCACGGAACAACATGTTGAAGCTTCTAGAGACGAGCCATCAGAGGATCTCATCGAAAATAGCACCGCTAGAGGTGACTCGGTCCCTGATGGCGATGTCGCAATTGCACTAAATCAGGTTCTTGCAGCCTGGAGTGGAACAAAGCGTGCATTTTACCCTGCAACCTGTTTTGGAAGACCATTGGGGACTTCACAGTCCCGTTATTTGGTCAAATTCGAAGACAGTGCTCCCGTTGAAGTTCCCATTGGAGCTGTGAAACGGCTCGAGCTACGGGTTGGAGACGCTGTGAAGGTCGATATGCCCAATGTGCCAAAGGTGACTCACATTATCCGAGGCTTTGAGGATAAATTGAGCATGGAAGACCTTGAAAACGAGGCATCCAACGGCATTATCCGTATGACAGATGTATACGGCCATTCGACTGTCGTTTTAGGACAAAAGCAGCGCAAGAGCCTTACACGTGAAGGACTTGCAGTTCCCGAGAATAGTGTCAAAGTCCCAATATCCCGCATATACCTGGATACTATCCTCTGGAACCAACTCAAAGATCGGACATATAGCTACAGCTCTGTACATGCACAGTCAGAGAATAGACTTCAAACACCGTCTGATCGACACACCACACCAGCTTCACCCAGCACTCGGTTATCCCGCAGTATTCGTTATTCAAATGGTATATTCGCTGGAATGGTGTTTGCCGTGTCTTATGGGGAGAATGATGAAGCAAAGACTCGGATTACGCGGATGATATTGGATAATGATGGACGTATTCTTCATGATGGCTTCAATGAGCTGTTTGATCTACCGTCAAGCCGCCCAGTTGTTACGCCATCGAAATCACCAACCCCAGCCgcgaacaacaacaaccagtTTCGTCTCACTGGCGGCGCTGAAGACGTGGGCTTTGCCTGTTTGATAGCTGACAAGCATTCTCGCCGGCCAAAGTATATGCAGGCACTAGCTCTCAACCTTCCTTGTCTCTCGGACCGCTGGATAGAGGACTGCGTAGCTCAACGCCAGGTTATAGATTGGGAGATGTATTTGCTTCCTGCTGGGGAATCCTCGTATCTCCACGGAGCGACGAAGTCAAGATTATTGCATCCTTATCCTGCTACGCAAGCACGACTGCCTGAAACCATTGCTGCCCGACCCAATCTATTGCATGGGCAGTCGGTGCTAGTCGTGATGGGCCGCGGGAAAGCTGATGAAGAGCGAAGGAAAGCGTATCTCTTTTTAACGTATGCGTTAGGTGCTTCTAAAGTCGAACGTGTACCTGATGTCAAGTCGGCTCGGGGAGTCCTTGATCAGGGTGCAACTGGAACTGGATGTGAATGGGATTGGATCTATGTGGATAATGATGAGAAAGCCTCTGCCATAGCCACCATCCTTGGAGCCTCTGTCCCTGGCAGCCAAAAGGCTTATCCTGCTCAGAGGTCAAGAAAGCGAAAAAGGAATGGATTAACCGAGTCAATAAGTGGCAGTGATCTTGGTCTGAGCACTAATGTCAGGATTGTAGGCAACGAATTTGTCTGTCAAAGCTTGATCCTGGGgaggttgattgattga